Part of the Companilactobacillus zhachilii genome is shown below.
CAAATGATGGCACAAATGGGCCAAAAGCCTTCACAAAAGAAGCTAAATCAATTAATGAATACTATGAAGAATTCACAAAAGAATAACAAATAGTCAGGTCCAATAAGCGATATGCATATTTTTATATGTGTACCGCTTATTTTTTTATCCCAAAAAATAAATCTTTAGCTAAACACGAACTATTAATATTTTTATAATTATTAAATACAAAATGTAAACGATAAATACGAACAATAGGTAAAAATAATTGATTAAAATGCGTATTTAGCATTGAAAGTATTTTCAATCCCTGATAAACTTTGAATACCAAAGCGAGAAAGGTGGAAAAAGGAATGCACGACGTAGCAATAGTTATGGGATCAATTTCTGACTTAAAGGTGATGCAAAACACACTTGATGTTTTGACACAACTGGGAGTTAGTTTTGAAACAAAAGTGATTTCGGCGCACCGGATGCCACATGAGATGTTAGATTTTGCTAACCAAGCTCATGAAAATTATCGAGTTATCATAGCTGGAGCTGGAGGTGCAGCTCATTTACCAGGAATGATTGCCTCTTCAACTAGTCTGCCAGTAATTGGTGTACCAGTTCCTTCGAAATACTTAAAAGGTATGGACTCATTGTTATCAATTGTCCAAATGCCAGCTGGCGTACCAGTTGCAACAGTTTCCATTGGTGAAGCAGGAGCCAAGAATGCTGCCATTCTAGCAACGAAAATTTGTGCATTAACTAATCAAACATATCAAAAGAATTTATCAGATTACGTTCAAGCAATGCATGATAAATCCGTAGAAAGTGGGGCAAACCTTGGATAAGACATTATTACCAGGAGCAACTATTGGCATTATCGGTGGCGGTCAATTGGGTCAGATGATGTCATTTTCAGCCAAAGAAATGGGATATAAGGTAATCATTTTAGATCCACAGCCAAATTGCCCAGCGGCTCAAGTTTCAGATGGTCAAATCGTGGCTGACTATGATGATTTGGATAAATTGATTGAATTAGCCAAGGCTTGCGATGTATTGACTTATGAATTTGAAAATGTCGATGCCAAAGCCATCAATGAAGTAAAAAAATACACTCAAGTACCTCAAGGAACTAAGGCATTGAGTGTTACCCAAAATCGTGTATCCGAAAAAGAATTTATTGAAACTAGTGGCTTTAAAGTAGTGCCACATTTACTGATTGAAAATATTTTTGAATATCATCGTGGTGTTGAGAAACTTCAAACTCCAGTTATTTTAAAAACTATCCGTGGTGGTTATGATGGCAAAGGCCAGATTTTGATTGATGATCCAGAAAAAGTCTGCTACGCCGATATTGAAGCCTTACTCATGCAAGGTCCTTGTATGTTAGAGAAGAAAATCAATTTGAAGAAGGAAGTCTCAGTAGTTGTTTCGGCAAATAGTCGCGGTGAAACTTCGATTTTTCCAGTAATTGAAAATGTTCATCGTCACAATATTTTACATTTGAGTACTTGTCCCGCTGATATCAGTGAAGCTGTTGAACAACATATCTATCAAGTTGGAGAAGGGTTAGCTAAAAAACTTGAACTTGTTGGAACAATGTGTATTGAATTTTTCGTATCTAGTAATGACGAGGTATTTGTAAATGAAATTGCGCCACGTCCTCATAATTCAGGTCATTTAACAATTGAAGCATGTAACATCTCGCAGTTTGATGCCCATATCCGCGGTGTTTGTAATTTAGCAATGCCCAAAATTGAACTATTACAGCCAGCAGCAATGGTTAATTTACTTGGTCAACATTTAGAGAATGCTAAAGCTGAATTAGTTAAGCATCCAGAATGGCATTTCCACGATTATGGTAAAGAAGCTGTGAAGGATAACCGCAAGATGGGACATATTACAATTTTGAGTTCTGATCTACAAGCTACAAAAGAAGCTATCGAAAATAATTCAATTTGGGATGTGTAAATGATGACAGAAAATAATTTACTTTATACCGGAAAAGCCAAGAATGTTTATCAAGCTGACAATGATGACGAAGTGTTAATCGTTTATAAAGATCAAGCGACTGCTTTAAATGGTAAGAAAAAAGAAATCTTACCGGGAAAAGGTGTACTAGATTGTCAGATTTCTCAGTTAGTTTTTAATTACTTAATTGAAAATGGTATTAGAACTCATTTAGTTAAAAACCTTTCTGATCATGAACAGTTAGTTAAGAAAACTCAAGTATTTCCATTGGAAGTCGTTTTAAGAAATATTACTTCTGGTTCGCTCGTACGTAAGTTTGGTATTGAAGAAGGTCAAAGATTAACTGACCCAATCATTGAATTTTATTACAAGAGCGATGCTTTAGATGATCCAGTTATCAACGAATCACAGATTCATGCGTTAAAGATTGCTGATAAAGCTGAAATTGAATATATCAAAGAAGAAACCTTGAAAATTAACCAATTATTGATTCCATTTTTTGAAAAAGCCGATTTTGATTTAGTTGATTTTAAATTGGAATTTGGTGAATACAACAATGAAATTATTTTGGTTGATGAATTTTCGCCCGATAATTGTCGCTTATGGAATAAGTCAGACCATCATTCAATGGATAAAGATGTCTTTCGTAAGCATGAAGGCGATTTAGTTCAAACATATCAATCAGTCTTACAACGACTACAAGATAAATAGGAGAGAATTATGAAATTAGTTAAAGTTTATGTCACTCTAAAAAAATCCGTCCTTGACGCTCAAGGTGAAGCCATCAAATCAGCAATTCATTCTATGGGTTACAACCAAGTTTCTGATGTTCACATGGGTAAATATTTTGAATTGAATTTTGCGGATGACTACGCTGACTTGGAAAAAGAAGTTGACGCTATCTGTGACGATCTTTTAGCCAATCCCAACATTGAAACTTATCGTTACGAAATTACGGAGGCAGAATAATGAAGTTTGCCGTAATTAATTTTCCGGGTTCAAACTGTGATATGGACCTTTATTACGCCATTCGCGATGGAATTAAGCAACCGGTTGAACTAGTTGACTATCGAGCTACTAGTCTTGAAGGTTTTGACGGTGTTCTAATTCCGGGTGGATTCTCTTATGGCGATTATTTAAGAAGTGGGGCAATTGCTGCTCAAGCACCAATTGTGAAGGAAATAATTCGTCTGGCAAATGAGGGCAAACTTGTTTTGGGAATTTGTAATGGTTTCCAAATTTTGACGGAACTTGGTTTGTTGCCAGGAGCTTTGATTAGAAACGAAAAAAGTCGGTTTATCTGTGAGACGGTTGAGCTTGAAGTTGTAAATAATGAGACGATTTTTACTAGCGACTATCAGGCAAAAGAAACTATCAATATTCCAGTTGCCCACGGTGAAGGTCGTTATTACTGTGATGAAGCTACTTTGAAAGACCTACAAGCTAATGGACAAATTGCCTTTAAATACTTGGATAACATCAACGGTAGCGTGGACCACATTGCCGGCGTTATGAATAAACAAAAAAATGTCTTAGGTATGATGCCCCATCCAGAACGAGCAATTGAAAAAATTCTCGGTTCCGATGATGGTCTAAAGTTGTTCCAATCAATAATCAATTATCAGGTAAGGGTGAATAATTAATGACTGAACCAACGCCAAAACAAATTAAAGATGAAAAGTTATATCAACAATGGGGATTAACTGATTGGGAATATGAATTGATCAGTGCCAAAATCTTGAAACGCTTGCCTAACTACACTGAAACTGGTCTTTATTCGGTTATGTGGAGTGAACATTGTTCATATAAGAATTCAAAAAAAGTTCTTCGAAAAATGCCAAATAAAAGTGATCGTGTGATTGCAGGACCTGGTGAAGATGCCGGTATTTTAGATATTGGTGATAATCAAGCCGTTGTTTTCAAAGCTGAAAGTCACAACCATCCTTCAGCGGTTGAACCTTACCAGGGTGCAGCAACCGGTGTTGGTGGAATTATCCGTGATATTTTTTCAATGGGCGCCCAACCAATCGCCTTATTGAATAGTTTAAAATTTGGTCCTGTTAACAATGGTCAGACTAAACATCTAGTTAACGAAGTCGTTGCTGGTATCGGTGGTTATGGTAACTGTATTGGTTTACCAACCGTTGGTGGTGAGATTTCTTTTGAAGATTGCTATGAACACAATCCACTAGTTAACGCGATGTGTGTTGGTTTATTAAATAACACTGATTTTAAACATGGTACAGCTAGTGGTGACAAAAATCTGATCGTTTACGTTGGAGCCAAAACCGGTCGTGACGGAATTCACGGGGCAACTTTTGCTTCAGATGAATTTACAGATACGAAGAATAAGCAACGTTCCGCCGTTCAAGTTGGTAATCCTTTCATTGAAAAATTACTTATGGATGCCTGCGTGGAAATTATTGAAAAGCATTCTGATTGGATTTTGGGAATCCAAGACATGGGTGCAGCTGGACTAGTTTCTTCTACAGCCGAAATGGCTTCAAAAGCAGGTTCCGGTTTGATTCTAAACTTGGATAAAGTTCCTCAACGTGAAACAGCAATGTCTGCTTATGAAATGATGCTATCAGAATCACAAGAAAGAATGGTTCTCTGTGTTAAGCCTGAATTTGTAGAGGATGTTCTAGCGTTCTTTGAAAACTATGAATTAGATGCCGTTGTAATTGGGCAAGTAACTAATGACAAACAATACAAGATTTATCATCTGGGTGAATTAGTTACCGATATTCCAGTCGACAGTTTGACAGAAGACGTGCCGGAATATGACCGCCAAGAAATTCAACCTCAACGCATGATTGACGATAAGGATTATCAATTTGTACCTGAAATCAATTCACTAGCAACAACTTGGCTTGAAATGTTGCAACGACCAAACATTGCTAGTAAGAAACATTTCTATCAAACATATGATTCTCAAGTTCGAGCTAATACTTTAGTTCGTCCGGGAAGTGATGCTGGTGTTGTAAGGATTCGTGGTACAAAGAAGGCCATCGCGATGACTAACGATAGTAACTCCAAGTATGTTTACTTGAACCCATATGTTGGTGGACAAATTACTGTGATGGAAGCAGCCAGAAATATTGTTGCTAGCGGTGGTGAACCTATTGGTATTACTGACTGTTTGAATTACGGTAATCCTGAAAATCCAGAAGCTTTCTGGGAACTAGATAAGAGTGTTGAGGGAATTGCTAGTGCCTGTGAAAAAATCAATACACCAGTAATTTCCGGAAATGTGTCACTTTACAACGAATATAACGATGTAGCTATTTATCCTAGTCCAATGGTCGGTATGGTTGGCTTGATCAGTGATATTGAAAATGTTACGACAAGTGCTTTTAAAGCTACTGGAGATTTGATTTATGTCGTTGGTCAAACTCAAGATGATTTTAATGGCTCTGAATTACAAATGGCTCAACTCGGTCAATTAAAGGGCGATTTACGTAATTTAGATTTAGATCAAGAAAAACTTCATCAAGATTTGATCAGACAAGCAATTAGTCAAAAGTTAGTTAAAAGTTGTCACGATTTATCTGAAGGTGGCTTAGCAGTTGCTCTGTCAGAATCTGCCTTTGATAATGAGCTTGGTTTTGATATTAAAACTAGCTTAACAACTGCACAGATGTTTTCTGAAACACAATCTCGCTTCTTAGTTTCAATTGCACCAAATAAACAAGCTGAATTTGAAGAACTAATGGCAACAGATTTTGAATATCTTGGAACAGTAACTGCCGCACCTAAATTTACTATAACAACAGTTAATGAAACTGTAACCATTGATGGTGTAGAAGCAGCGAAGAGTTGGAAGGAGGGCATGGCGTGCCTAATGAAGTAAGAAGTTTGAATGAGGAATGTGGTGTCTTTGGTGTTTGGGGAGCTGAAAATGCTAATTATTTAACGTATTTAGGACTCCATAGTTTACAACACCGTGGTCAAGAGGGTGCCGGAATCGTTGCTAATGATCGTCAAAAGCTACGAGCATATCGTAATCTGGGCTTGTTGACACAAGTTTTTTCAAAGCCAGAGTATTTGAATGCTTTGGTTGGTGATACAGCAATTGGTCACGTGCGGTATTCAACTGCTGGTGAGAACAAAATTGAAAATGTACAACCTTTGTTGTTTGATTTTACCGATAGTCAAATAGCTTTAGCTCACAACGGTAATTTGACAAATGCCATCACTTTGAAAAAAGAACTAGAAGAAAAAGGTCATATTTTTAAATCAAGTTCTGATTCAGAAGTATTGGTGCATTTGATAAAAGTTTCTAATGCACCGACATTACACGAAAAAATTGTCGAAGCTTTGAATAAAATTCAAGGTGGATTTGCTTACTTACTTATGACTAAGAATGAAATGATTGTTGCACTGGATTCTCATGGGTTCCGTCCGCTTTCAATTGGTCAATTAGATAACGGTGCCTATGTTGTTGCCAGTGAAACTTGTGCGCTAGACGCTGTGGGTGCCAAGTTAGTTCACAATGTACAACCAGGTGAATTAATTACGATCAATGATGAAGGGATGAAGGTTGATACTTGGACAACTGATACAACGTTAGCCATTTGTTCAATGGAATTCATCTACTTTGCACGTCCTGATTCCGATATATTGGGCGTAAATGTTCATTCAGCTCGTAAGCGCATGGGTGCTAATTTGGCTAAAGAATATCCAGCGCCAGGTGATATTGTTGTCGGTGTACCAAATTCTTCATTGTCGGCCGCAAGTGGTTACGCAGAAGCAAGTGGCTTACCTTATGAAATGGGTTTGATCAAGAACCAATATATGGGACGTGAATTTATCCAACCAACTAAGGAGCTCCGTGAAAAGAGTGTTCGTCAAAAATTAGCCGCTGTTAAAGGGGTAGTTAATGGTAAACGAGTTATTTTAGTTGATGATTCAATCGTTCGAGGTACAACTTGTGCTTATATTGTGCAACTGTTAAAAGATGCTGGAGCAACTGAAGTTCATTTGCGAATTGCTTCACCAAGATTCATGCATCCATGTTTTTATGGAATCGATATTCAAGAAAAAAGCGAGCTGATTGCTGCCCACAAGTCAATTCCTGAAATGAATCAAATGTTTGGTTCAGATTCACTTGAATTCTTGAGTGAGGACGGCTTGATCGATGCGATTGGTCTAGATTCAGACGCACCATATTCAGGTTTGGATATGTCATATTTTAATGGTGACTATCCAACTTATCTTTATGATTATGAGTCCAAAAAATAAGGAGGCACTTAATGTCTAATCCCTATCAAGATGCCGGTGTCGATGTCGAATCTGGCTACAAAATTTCTAAATTTGTAAAACAAAATACTCACAATAATAACATTGGTAATTTCGGTGGTGTTTACGAAATTCCTGAAGGTTACCAACATCCAGTTTTAGTATCTAGTGATGATGGAGTTGGAACAAAGTTATTGTTGACAACTGAAGCAAACAAGTGGGACACGATTGGAATTGATTGTGTTGCCATGTGTGTGAATGATATTTTGGCTCAAGGTGCTACACCACAGTATTTTCTAGATTATATTTCAACCGGTAAAGTTGATGAAAAGATTGAGGAAATTCTCAAGGGTGTAATTGAAGGCTGCGGCCAAGCTAATGCCAATTTAATCGGTGGTGAAACCGCTGAAATGCCTGGTGTATATGATGCAAAAGACTATGATATTGCCGGTTTTTCCGTTGGTATTTGCGAAAAAGATGATTTATTGCAAAAAGAGAATATTCAAGCTGGAAATGTTTTGATTGGTCTAAAATCAAGCGGAATCCATTCAAATGGTTATTCACTAGTTAGAAAGATTTTCTTCCAACAACATAATTTAACGGTAGATAGTGTTTTACCAGAATATCCTGAACAAACACTTGGTGAATTGTTGTTAACACCGACAAAAATTTATGTCCAAGATGTCGTACCTTTGCTGGATGAACGTTTAATCAGAGGAATTTCTCATATTACTGGCGGTGGCTTTTACGAAAATGTTCCTCGGATGCTGCCAGATAATTTGGCAGCCAAGATCAATGTTGATGTTTGGCCACAGTTACCAGTTTTTGATTTGTTACAGAAGTATGGTCAATTGGAATTAGCTGATATGTATCATATTTTCAATATGGGTATTGGAATGGTACTAGCAGTTGATGCCTCCAAAGAATTAGAAGTTTTGGAACTATTGAATGAAAAAGAAACTGTTGCCTTTACAATTGGTGAAGTTGTTTCAAAAACAACAAGTAGTGTGATTTTGGAAGGAGACCAACTATGAAAGTAGCTATCTTTGCTTCCGGTAATGGTAGTAATTTTGAAGCCATTGCAAAGTCTATTGAACTGCGTCAAGCGGGTCTAGAAATTGAACTATTAGTTTGTGACCAAAAAGATGCACATGTTATTCAAAGAGCTGAAAAATACCATATTCCGATTTTTATTAATCAATTATCTGATTATGAAAACCGTGGTGCGTATGAGCAAGCTATTATTGAAAAGTTAAAGCCACTCAAGATT
Proteins encoded:
- the purE gene encoding 5-(carboxyamino)imidazole ribonucleotide mutase; translation: MHDVAIVMGSISDLKVMQNTLDVLTQLGVSFETKVISAHRMPHEMLDFANQAHENYRVIIAGAGGAAHLPGMIASSTSLPVIGVPVPSKYLKGMDSLLSIVQMPAGVPVATVSIGEAGAKNAAILATKICALTNQTYQKNLSDYVQAMHDKSVESGANLG
- the purK gene encoding 5-(carboxyamino)imidazole ribonucleotide synthase, with translation MDKTLLPGATIGIIGGGQLGQMMSFSAKEMGYKVIILDPQPNCPAAQVSDGQIVADYDDLDKLIELAKACDVLTYEFENVDAKAINEVKKYTQVPQGTKALSVTQNRVSEKEFIETSGFKVVPHLLIENIFEYHRGVEKLQTPVILKTIRGGYDGKGQILIDDPEKVCYADIEALLMQGPCMLEKKINLKKEVSVVVSANSRGETSIFPVIENVHRHNILHLSTCPADISEAVEQHIYQVGEGLAKKLELVGTMCIEFFVSSNDEVFVNEIAPRPHNSGHLTIEACNISQFDAHIRGVCNLAMPKIELLQPAAMVNLLGQHLENAKAELVKHPEWHFHDYGKEAVKDNRKMGHITILSSDLQATKEAIENNSIWDV
- the purC gene encoding phosphoribosylaminoimidazolesuccinocarboxamide synthase, with the protein product MTENNLLYTGKAKNVYQADNDDEVLIVYKDQATALNGKKKEILPGKGVLDCQISQLVFNYLIENGIRTHLVKNLSDHEQLVKKTQVFPLEVVLRNITSGSLVRKFGIEEGQRLTDPIIEFYYKSDALDDPVINESQIHALKIADKAEIEYIKEETLKINQLLIPFFEKADFDLVDFKLEFGEYNNEIILVDEFSPDNCRLWNKSDHHSMDKDVFRKHEGDLVQTYQSVLQRLQDK
- the purS gene encoding phosphoribosylformylglycinamidine synthase subunit PurS; protein product: MKLVKVYVTLKKSVLDAQGEAIKSAIHSMGYNQVSDVHMGKYFELNFADDYADLEKEVDAICDDLLANPNIETYRYEITEAE
- the purQ gene encoding phosphoribosylformylglycinamidine synthase subunit PurQ; the encoded protein is MKFAVINFPGSNCDMDLYYAIRDGIKQPVELVDYRATSLEGFDGVLIPGGFSYGDYLRSGAIAAQAPIVKEIIRLANEGKLVLGICNGFQILTELGLLPGALIRNEKSRFICETVELEVVNNETIFTSDYQAKETINIPVAHGEGRYYCDEATLKDLQANGQIAFKYLDNINGSVDHIAGVMNKQKNVLGMMPHPERAIEKILGSDDGLKLFQSIINYQVRVNN
- the purL gene encoding phosphoribosylformylglycinamidine synthase subunit PurL, with amino-acid sequence MTEPTPKQIKDEKLYQQWGLTDWEYELISAKILKRLPNYTETGLYSVMWSEHCSYKNSKKVLRKMPNKSDRVIAGPGEDAGILDIGDNQAVVFKAESHNHPSAVEPYQGAATGVGGIIRDIFSMGAQPIALLNSLKFGPVNNGQTKHLVNEVVAGIGGYGNCIGLPTVGGEISFEDCYEHNPLVNAMCVGLLNNTDFKHGTASGDKNLIVYVGAKTGRDGIHGATFASDEFTDTKNKQRSAVQVGNPFIEKLLMDACVEIIEKHSDWILGIQDMGAAGLVSSTAEMASKAGSGLILNLDKVPQRETAMSAYEMMLSESQERMVLCVKPEFVEDVLAFFENYELDAVVIGQVTNDKQYKIYHLGELVTDIPVDSLTEDVPEYDRQEIQPQRMIDDKDYQFVPEINSLATTWLEMLQRPNIASKKHFYQTYDSQVRANTLVRPGSDAGVVRIRGTKKAIAMTNDSNSKYVYLNPYVGGQITVMEAARNIVASGGEPIGITDCLNYGNPENPEAFWELDKSVEGIASACEKINTPVISGNVSLYNEYNDVAIYPSPMVGMVGLISDIENVTTSAFKATGDLIYVVGQTQDDFNGSELQMAQLGQLKGDLRNLDLDQEKLHQDLIRQAISQKLVKSCHDLSEGGLAVALSESAFDNELGFDIKTSLTTAQMFSETQSRFLVSIAPNKQAEFEELMATDFEYLGTVTAAPKFTITTVNETVTIDGVEAAKSWKEGMACLMK
- the purF gene encoding amidophosphoribosyltransferase: MPNEVRSLNEECGVFGVWGAENANYLTYLGLHSLQHRGQEGAGIVANDRQKLRAYRNLGLLTQVFSKPEYLNALVGDTAIGHVRYSTAGENKIENVQPLLFDFTDSQIALAHNGNLTNAITLKKELEEKGHIFKSSSDSEVLVHLIKVSNAPTLHEKIVEALNKIQGGFAYLLMTKNEMIVALDSHGFRPLSIGQLDNGAYVVASETCALDAVGAKLVHNVQPGELITINDEGMKVDTWTTDTTLAICSMEFIYFARPDSDILGVNVHSARKRMGANLAKEYPAPGDIVVGVPNSSLSAASGYAEASGLPYEMGLIKNQYMGREFIQPTKELREKSVRQKLAAVKGVVNGKRVILVDDSIVRGTTCAYIVQLLKDAGATEVHLRIASPRFMHPCFYGIDIQEKSELIAAHKSIPEMNQMFGSDSLEFLSEDGLIDAIGLDSDAPYSGLDMSYFNGDYPTYLYDYESKK
- the purM gene encoding phosphoribosylformylglycinamidine cyclo-ligase codes for the protein MSNPYQDAGVDVESGYKISKFVKQNTHNNNIGNFGGVYEIPEGYQHPVLVSSDDGVGTKLLLTTEANKWDTIGIDCVAMCVNDILAQGATPQYFLDYISTGKVDEKIEEILKGVIEGCGQANANLIGGETAEMPGVYDAKDYDIAGFSVGICEKDDLLQKENIQAGNVLIGLKSSGIHSNGYSLVRKIFFQQHNLTVDSVLPEYPEQTLGELLLTPTKIYVQDVVPLLDERLIRGISHITGGGFYENVPRMLPDNLAAKINVDVWPQLPVFDLLQKYGQLELADMYHIFNMGIGMVLAVDASKELEVLELLNEKETVAFTIGEVVSKTTSSVILEGDQL